A single region of the Xenopus laevis strain J_2021 chromosome 4L, Xenopus_laevis_v10.1, whole genome shotgun sequence genome encodes:
- the nsun4.L gene encoding 5-methylcytosine rRNA methyltransferase NSUN4-like isoform X1 encodes MSACRSFLQRKINDSCLTFRRYKFKKKWATTLPKIPCSRLALQYFDINYSMQFGDLWPSIRISLLTEQKYGALVNNFAHKETVLNNLGALKAKDFVSEAQNVISLLQTQNNLDTSEKMTVDEASLNLVGEKNNAEQTQATNLLSSLSNSKLTCFTFSRGDISRFPQSRSDCFGLLEYYLMDVASLLPVLALDVQHGHSVLDLCAAPGGKTLALLQTENCQHLAANDLSTSRSSRLHRVLHSYVPRDQRTEQKVQVTSWDGRLWGDMEASTYDRVLVDVPCTTDRHSLLEEENNIFHRIRTKQRQMLPLRQAELLVAGLRAVRPGGEVVYSTCSLSQLQNECVVERAVELAASDYGVHVKTQDLSCFREVFKNTFNFFQDCRVGELVIPHLTANFGPMFFCKLLRIK; translated from the exons ATGTCAGCCTGCCGCAGTTTTTTACAGAGGAAGATCAATGACTCGTGTTTGACCTTTCGCAGAtataaatttaagaaaaaatgg gcaACCACACTTCCAAAAATTCCATGTTCAAGGCTTGCTCTACAGTATTTTGATATCAACTACAGCATGCAGTTTGGAGATTTGTGGCCTTCAATTCGTATTAGTCTTCTCACGGAACAAAAGTATGGGGCTCTTGTCAATAATTTTGCACATAAGGAGACAGTATTGAATAATCTCGGCGCTCTTAAAGCAAAAGACTTTGTCTCTGAGGCTCAAAATGTGATATCATTATTGCAAACACAAAACAATTTGGACACCTCAGAAAAAATGACAGTCGATGAAGCGTCTCTGAATCTGGTTGGAGAGAAAAACAATGCAGAACAAACTCAAGCAACAAACCTGCTATCGTCTCTTTCTAATTCAAAACTCACATGCTTCACTTTTTCCAGGGGTGATATCAGTCGCTTTCCCCAATCAAG GTCAGACTGCTTTGGACTCCTGGAGTATTACTTGATGGATGTTGCCTCACTATTACCTGTTTTAGCTCTTGACGTACAGCATGGTCATAGTGTTCTTGATCTTTGTGCGGCACCTGGGGGAAAGACTTTGGCACTTTTACAAACTGAAAATTGCC AACATCTTGCTGCCAATGACTTGTCTACTTCCCGAAGTAGTCGTCTCCACAGAGTTTTGCATAGCTATGTACCCAGAGACCAACGGACAGAGCAAAAAGTGCAAGTCACTTCTTGGGATGGAAGGCTGTGGGGAGATATGGAGGCTAGCACATATGACAGG GTGTTGGTAGATGTCCCTTGTACCACTGACCGCCATTCCCttttagaagaagaaaacaaCATCTTCCATCGTATAAGGACTAAGCAGCGACAGATGTTGCCATTGCGTCAAGCAGAACTGCTTGT GGCTGGGCTTCGTGCTGTGAGGCCAGGGGGAGAAGTGGTTTACTCAACCTGTTCCTTGTCACAGTTGCAAAATGAATGTGTTGTGGAGAGGGCAGTTGAGCTTGCTGCTTCTGATTATGGAGTCCATGTTAAAACCCAGGACCTTAGCTGCTTTAGGGAAGTTTTCAAAAACACTTTCAACTTCTTTCAAGACTGCCGTGTTGGGGAATTAGTCATTCCTCATCTCACTGCAAATTTTGGACCCATGTTCTTTTGTAAACTTctaagaattaaataa
- the nsun4.L gene encoding 5-methylcytosine rRNA methyltransferase NSUN4-like isoform X2 yields MQFGDLWPSIRISLLTEQKYGALVNNFAHKETVLNNLGALKAKDFVSEAQNVISLLQTQNNLDTSEKMTVDEASLNLVGEKNNAEQTQATNLLSSLSNSKLTCFTFSRGDISRFPQSRSDCFGLLEYYLMDVASLLPVLALDVQHGHSVLDLCAAPGGKTLALLQTENCQHLAANDLSTSRSSRLHRVLHSYVPRDQRTEQKVQVTSWDGRLWGDMEASTYDRVLVDVPCTTDRHSLLEEENNIFHRIRTKQRQMLPLRQAELLVAGLRAVRPGGEVVYSTCSLSQLQNECVVERAVELAASDYGVHVKTQDLSCFREVFKNTFNFFQDCRVGELVIPHLTANFGPMFFCKLLRIK; encoded by the exons ATGCAGTTTGGAGATTTGTGGCCTTCAATTCGTATTAGTCTTCTCACGGAACAAAAGTATGGGGCTCTTGTCAATAATTTTGCACATAAGGAGACAGTATTGAATAATCTCGGCGCTCTTAAAGCAAAAGACTTTGTCTCTGAGGCTCAAAATGTGATATCATTATTGCAAACACAAAACAATTTGGACACCTCAGAAAAAATGACAGTCGATGAAGCGTCTCTGAATCTGGTTGGAGAGAAAAACAATGCAGAACAAACTCAAGCAACAAACCTGCTATCGTCTCTTTCTAATTCAAAACTCACATGCTTCACTTTTTCCAGGGGTGATATCAGTCGCTTTCCCCAATCAAG GTCAGACTGCTTTGGACTCCTGGAGTATTACTTGATGGATGTTGCCTCACTATTACCTGTTTTAGCTCTTGACGTACAGCATGGTCATAGTGTTCTTGATCTTTGTGCGGCACCTGGGGGAAAGACTTTGGCACTTTTACAAACTGAAAATTGCC AACATCTTGCTGCCAATGACTTGTCTACTTCCCGAAGTAGTCGTCTCCACAGAGTTTTGCATAGCTATGTACCCAGAGACCAACGGACAGAGCAAAAAGTGCAAGTCACTTCTTGGGATGGAAGGCTGTGGGGAGATATGGAGGCTAGCACATATGACAGG GTGTTGGTAGATGTCCCTTGTACCACTGACCGCCATTCCCttttagaagaagaaaacaaCATCTTCCATCGTATAAGGACTAAGCAGCGACAGATGTTGCCATTGCGTCAAGCAGAACTGCTTGT GGCTGGGCTTCGTGCTGTGAGGCCAGGGGGAGAAGTGGTTTACTCAACCTGTTCCTTGTCACAGTTGCAAAATGAATGTGTTGTGGAGAGGGCAGTTGAGCTTGCTGCTTCTGATTATGGAGTCCATGTTAAAACCCAGGACCTTAGCTGCTTTAGGGAAGTTTTCAAAAACACTTTCAACTTCTTTCAAGACTGCCGTGTTGGGGAATTAGTCATTCCTCATCTCACTGCAAATTTTGGACCCATGTTCTTTTGTAAACTTctaagaattaaataa